Proteins from a single region of Gemmatimonadales bacterium:
- a CDS encoding hydrogenase/urease maturation nickel metallochaperone HypA, protein MHEMSVAVEVCRLAEERLSPVELPQLITVGLDVGDDSGLEPDNLLFCLEALLASPPFHKARPEMTRCAGDVLRVTYLELDDDRQDD, encoded by the coding sequence ATGCATGAAATGAGCGTCGCGGTGGAGGTCTGCCGGCTGGCGGAGGAGCGCCTTTCCCCGGTGGAACTCCCGCAGCTCATCACCGTCGGACTTGATGTCGGGGACGACTCCGGCCTCGAGCCCGACAATCTTCTGTTCTGCCTCGAGGCGCTCCTTGCGTCGCCGCCATTCCACAAGGCGCGTCCGGAAATGACCCGCTGCGCGGGCGATGTGCTCCGCGTCACCTACCTGGAGCTCGACGATGACCGTCAGGACGATTGA
- the hypB gene encoding hydrogenase nickel incorporation protein HypB, whose amino-acid sequence MTVRTIELREPVMARNNEIAETVRARLAAAGVPALNFVSSPGSGKTLLLERTLAALGEELRMAVVTGDVQTQNDADRLARHTSRLVQAVVTGGACHLDAKQVDTALEAIDLAATDLLFVENVGNLVCPASWDLGEDAKVVLFSVTEGEDKPLKYPKVFRQAKYAVLTKIDLLPHVPFNVEQALGFAREVNPELEFFRTSAQTGEGLDTWFNFLRQLARRPISV is encoded by the coding sequence ATGACCGTCAGGACGATTGAACTCCGCGAGCCGGTCATGGCTCGCAACAACGAGATCGCCGAGACGGTGCGGGCGCGGCTCGCCGCGGCCGGCGTGCCGGCGCTCAACTTTGTCTCGTCCCCCGGCTCGGGAAAGACGCTGCTGCTCGAGCGCACCCTCGCCGCGCTTGGCGAGGAACTCCGGATGGCCGTGGTCACCGGCGACGTCCAGACCCAGAACGACGCGGACCGCCTGGCCCGGCACACGAGCCGCCTGGTGCAGGCGGTGGTCACCGGCGGAGCCTGTCACCTCGACGCAAAGCAGGTCGATACCGCGCTGGAGGCCATCGACCTCGCCGCCACCGACTTGCTCTTCGTGGAAAACGTCGGCAACCTCGTGTGTCCAGCCAGCTGGGACCTTGGGGAGGACGCCAAGGTGGTGCTCTTCTCGGTTACCGAAGGAGAGGACAAGCCGCTCAAGTATCCCAAGGTGTTCCGGCAGGCCAAGTACGCGGTCCTGACGAAGATCGACCTGCTTCCCCACGTTCCATTCAATGTCGAGCAGGCGCTCGGCTTCGCGCGGGAGGTCAACCCGGAGCTGGAGTTCTTCCGGACCTCCGCCCAGACTGGTGAGGGGCTCGACACGTGGTTCAACTTTCTCCGGCAGCTGGCGCGGCGTCCCATATCGGTCTGA